A single window of Nicotiana sylvestris chromosome 5, ASM39365v2, whole genome shotgun sequence DNA harbors:
- the LOC104226626 gene encoding ferritin-2, chloroplastic — protein MLLKLAPAFTLLNSHGENLSPMLSTSSQGFVLKNFSTKSRNGLLVVCASKGSNTKPLTGVVFEPFEEVKKELMLVPTVPQVSLARHKYSDQCEAAVNEQINVEYNVSYVYHGMYAYFDRDNVALKGLARFFKESSEEERGHAEKLMEYQNKRGGKVKLQSILMPLSEFDHAEKGDALYAMELALSLAKLTNQKLLNLHAVATRNNDVQLADFVESEYLREQVEAIKMISEYVAQLRRVGKGHGVWHFDQMLLQEEEVVA, from the exons ATGCTTCTAAAATTAGCTCCAGCTTTCACCTTGTTGAATAGCCATGGTGAAAATCTAAGTCCCATGTTATCAACTTCTTCACAGGGATTTGTTCTGAAGAATTTTTCTACAAAAAGTAGAAATGGATTATTAGTTGTATGTGCTTCAAAGGGTTCGAACACCAAGCCTTTAACAGGAGTTGTGTTTGAGCCTTTTGAAGAGGTGAAAAAAGAGCTTATGCTTGTACCTACTGTTCCTCAAGTTTCTCTTGCTAGACATAAATACTCTGATCAATGTGAAGCTGCTGTTAATGAACAAATCAA CGTGGAATACAATGTTTCATATGTCTATCATGGGATGTATGCCTATTTCGACAGAGATAATGTTGCTCTAAAGGGACTTGCCAG GTTTTTCAAAGAATCAAGTGAAGAGGAAAGAGGCCACGCTGAGAAATTGATGGAGTATCAG AACAAACGTGGTGGGAAGGTGAAGCTACAGTCGATTTTGATGCCACTATCTGAGTTTGATCATGCTGAGAAGGGCGATGCGTTATATG CGATGGAGCTTGCACTTTCTTTGGCGAAGTTGACAAATCAAAAGCTTTTAAACTTGCACGCT GTAGCCACACGAAACAATGATGTGCAGTTGGCTGATTTTGTTGAAAGCGAGTACTTACGAGAACAG GTGGAAGCAATCAAGATGATCTCGGAATATGTGGCTCAGCTGAGAAGAGTGGGCAAAGGACATG GTGTTTGGCACTTTGATCAAATGCTCCTGCAAGAGGAGGAAGTTGTTGCATGA